The Sulfitobacter sp. S223 genome has a window encoding:
- a CDS encoding LysR family transcriptional regulator produces MIEDYRSLAVFVAIADTGSLSAAGRRLKLSTSVISHHLSRLEERQGVTLFFRSTRSMSLTPEGQIALDPARRMVAAGEEALDAIHAGNEEPVGALHVAMPAFGEHSKLHQALWGFAQMHPMVAISLHCSDMPTDLVKDGFDLAIRLGTLRSSSLKSRRIANFERLLVASPDYLSTREPIAVPQDLEAHDFISVTQIPSMMTMERKDQSVNITPANIRIEVNTVNAARAAVLAGLGIWHLPRSVIEQEVTQGRLVRVLPDWNLPTLGIYAVWPDIGPQKALTRRLIDHLIAHRSDLML; encoded by the coding sequence ATGATCGAAGATTACCGCAGCCTCGCCGTCTTTGTCGCAATTGCCGATACGGGAAGCCTGAGTGCGGCGGGACGTCGGTTGAAACTTTCTACCTCGGTCATAAGCCACCACCTGTCGCGATTGGAAGAACGTCAGGGCGTCACGCTGTTCTTTCGCTCAACGCGGTCCATGTCTTTGACGCCCGAAGGCCAAATCGCCCTTGATCCAGCCCGCCGCATGGTCGCCGCAGGAGAAGAGGCTTTGGACGCGATTCATGCCGGTAACGAGGAACCCGTCGGCGCGCTGCATGTTGCGATGCCCGCTTTCGGTGAGCACAGCAAACTGCATCAGGCGCTTTGGGGATTTGCACAGATGCACCCGATGGTCGCCATATCGCTTCATTGCAGTGACATGCCGACTGATCTGGTAAAGGATGGGTTTGATCTGGCGATCCGGTTGGGCACTTTACGCAGCAGCAGCCTTAAAAGCCGCCGTATTGCAAATTTTGAGCGCTTGCTTGTCGCTTCGCCGGACTATCTGTCCACGCGCGAGCCCATTGCAGTGCCGCAAGATCTGGAGGCACATGACTTTATCTCAGTCACGCAGATTCCATCGATGATGACGATGGAACGCAAAGACCAATCAGTGAACATCACCCCGGCCAACATACGCATTGAGGTGAACACCGTAAATGCCGCCAGGGCTGCGGTGCTGGCCGGACTTGGTATCTGGCACTTGCCGCGCAGCGTGATCGAACAGGAGGTAACCCAAGGTCGTTTGGTGCGCGTTCTGCCAGACTGGAACCTTCCTACATTGGGTATTTACGCTGTTTGGCCGGACATCGGACCGCAAAAAGCGCTGACACGACGTTTGATTGATCACCTTATAGCGCATCGTTCAGATTTGATGTTGTGA
- a CDS encoding DUF6691 family protein, giving the protein MRIITAYLIGLVFGVGIAISGMANPAKVLNFFDIAGSWDPSLVFVMGGAVITTFIGYKLVFGRGTPIIEDSFQLPTNNKIDLKLLGGSAIFGIGWGIAGFCPGGALPALGTGRWEVFAFTLALLGGIFLAKFLQSLAARKAQSAA; this is encoded by the coding sequence ATGCGTATCATAACAGCATATCTTATTGGCCTCGTCTTTGGTGTCGGCATCGCGATTTCCGGCATGGCAAACCCTGCAAAGGTGCTCAACTTCTTTGATATTGCAGGAAGCTGGGATCCCTCTTTGGTGTTTGTAATGGGTGGCGCAGTTATCACCACATTCATCGGCTATAAGCTGGTGTTTGGACGCGGCACGCCTATCATCGAGGATAGCTTCCAGCTGCCCACCAACAACAAGATCGACCTCAAGCTTTTGGGTGGCTCTGCCATCTTTGGCATCGGCTGGGGCATCGCGGGCTTTTGTCCGGGTGGCGCTTTGCCGGCGCTTGGCACCGGCCGCTGGGAAGTCTTTGCCTTCACGCTGGCGCTGTTGGGCGGGATTTTCCTTGCCAAGTTTCTGCAATCCTTAGCAGCGCGCAAAGCGCAATCTGCTGCCTAG
- a CDS encoding DUF2892 domain-containing protein, giving the protein MTVNVGTLDRYLRAALGVVLLILAFASGLPLFEGGFVKYAAVVIGLVMIVTAAIRICPLYSIFGIKTCGM; this is encoded by the coding sequence ATGACTGTCAATGTTGGAACGCTCGATCGATACCTTCGTGCCGCTTTGGGCGTGGTGCTGCTGATACTTGCGTTTGCAAGCGGCCTGCCGCTGTTTGAGGGTGGCTTTGTGAAATACGCGGCTGTTGTGATCGGCCTTGTGATGATCGTCACTGCGGCAATTCGTATATGCCCGCTTTATTCGATCTTCGGCATTAAAACTTGCGGGATGTAA
- a CDS encoding MBL fold metallo-hydrolase, with protein MTEYPINMDVKPEVTGYFDEATNTISYIVKDPTSDSCAIVDSVMDIDYSAGRITYAHADNLIETIKSRGLKLEWIIETHVHADHLSAAPYIQEQLGGKIGVGAKIMVVQETFGKIFNEGTEFQRDGSQFDALFEDGDTYKIGNMEAFAIYTPGHTPACMVHVMGNAAFTGDTLFMPDGGSARADFPGGDAGVLYDSIQKVLALPDDMRLFMCHDYGPNGRDIQWETTVGEEKAHNIHVGGGKSKEEFVKFRTERDAQLAVPKLIIPSLQINMRAGEIPRDKDGNPMLKVPVNGL; from the coding sequence ATGACTGAGTATCCTATCAATATGGACGTGAAACCCGAAGTCACCGGTTATTTTGACGAAGCCACCAACACCATCAGTTACATTGTAAAGGACCCGACATCGGATTCCTGTGCGATCGTCGATAGCGTGATGGATATCGACTATTCTGCCGGCAGGATCACCTATGCCCATGCCGACAACCTGATCGAAACGATCAAATCGCGCGGTCTGAAGCTTGAATGGATCATCGAAACACATGTCCATGCCGATCACCTCTCTGCCGCGCCTTACATACAGGAACAGCTGGGTGGCAAAATTGGCGTCGGTGCCAAGATCATGGTCGTGCAGGAAACCTTCGGGAAAATCTTCAACGAAGGCACAGAGTTCCAGCGTGACGGCAGCCAGTTCGATGCGCTGTTCGAGGATGGCGATACTTATAAGATCGGTAACATGGAAGCCTTTGCGATCTATACACCTGGGCACACACCAGCTTGCATGGTGCATGTGATGGGCAATGCTGCCTTCACAGGTGATACGCTGTTTATGCCGGATGGTGGGTCTGCCCGCGCCGATTTCCCCGGAGGGGACGCAGGCGTTCTCTATGACAGCATCCAGAAGGTCTTGGCCCTGCCGGATGATATGCGTCTGTTTATGTGCCATGACTATGGCCCCAACGGCCGTGACATCCAGTGGGAAACAACTGTTGGCGAAGAGAAAGCGCACAACATCCATGTGGGTGGTGGAAAATCGAAAGAAGAGTTCGTCAAGTTCCGTACAGAGCGGGATGCGCAACTTGCTGTGCCCAAGCTCATCATTCCATCGCTGCAAATTAACATGCGTGCTGGTGAAATCCCGCGCGATAAAGACGGCAATCCAATGCTCAAAGTTCCGGTTAACGGGCTTTAA
- a CDS encoding DUF2218 domain-containing protein: MFRSNAKFTTERASGYLQQLCKHFAHKFDVQYDPEAGLIKFPFGQCDLTADHGVLDLTVSAETQSDLTKTCRVIGSHLERFAFRENPKIDWQPVISA; this comes from the coding sequence ATGTTTAGAAGCAACGCAAAATTCACAACCGAACGGGCCAGCGGTTACTTGCAGCAACTCTGCAAGCATTTCGCGCACAAGTTTGACGTGCAGTATGATCCTGAGGCTGGTCTGATCAAGTTCCCGTTTGGCCAGTGTGATTTGACTGCCGACCACGGTGTTCTTGACCTCACAGTCAGCGCCGAAACTCAAAGCGACCTTACTAAAACATGCCGTGTGATCGGCAGCCATCTTGAACGGTTCGCCTTCCGCGAAAATCCAAAGATCGACTGGCAGCCCGTCATTTCTGCCTAA
- a CDS encoding nuclear transport factor 2 family protein, with the protein MHRRTLLKTSLGASLALILGTQVGAQDMDEKTQASFDTVMAFMGAMGSGDMDKMGTLMADDMVWHSEGDTTLPWVGETVGKEAIFEFLGVFSANFQTTKWENTDAFASGDTVAVFGRMNGITTHSGKEIGEFTFALRAKVRDGQVVLWNWFEDSFAVSQAYHG; encoded by the coding sequence ATGCACCGTAGAACTTTACTCAAAACATCCCTCGGCGCGTCGCTTGCGCTGATCCTTGGCACACAAGTTGGAGCACAAGACATGGACGAGAAAACACAAGCCAGCTTTGACACTGTCATGGCCTTTATGGGCGCAATGGGCAGTGGCGACATGGACAAGATGGGCACCCTGATGGCTGATGACATGGTCTGGCACAGCGAAGGCGACACGACACTGCCTTGGGTTGGCGAGACGGTCGGCAAAGAAGCTATATTCGAATTCCTTGGCGTCTTTTCAGCCAACTTCCAGACCACCAAATGGGAAAACACCGACGCCTTCGCCTCGGGCGATACAGTTGCCGTGTTTGGTCGAATGAATGGCATCACAACCCACAGCGGTAAGGAAATCGGCGAATTTACATTCGCACTGCGTGCCAAGGTGCGCGATGGCCAAGTAGTGCTGTGGAACTGGTTCGAAGACAGCTTTGCGGTCAGCCAAGCCTACCACGGTTAA
- a CDS encoding bifunctional protein tyrosine phosphatase family protein/NAD(P)/FAD-dependent oxidoreductase — translation MELKRISSELTVSPQISASDVETLKAKGFRAIICNRPDGEGADQPSFEEIRSAAEKVGMEARYIPITAGMVRDEDAELFGAALDEMPGPVFAYCRSGTRSATMWSLAKAKSLPMAEILGATKAAGYDMNGVARRIANGGKTPTDTGDAKYDVVIVGGGAGGISVAASLKSRAPDVSIAIIDPADVHYYQPGWTMVGGGIFDAQDTAKTMASLIPKGVKWIKAAVAAFEPANNAVILDGCRVVKYDRLVVCPGIKLAWDKIEGLEETLGRNGVTSNYRYDLAPYTWQLVQELRNGRALFTQPPMPIKCAGAPQKAMYLSGDAWFRRGVLKDIDIQFMNAGGVLFGVKDYVPALENYVDKYGVTLNFFHNLVAVDGPAKTATFEVSKPDTAPTRIEVEFDMMHVCPPQVAPDFISVSPLADAAGWVDVDQATLRHKTYDNIWSLGDVMNAPNAKTAAAARKQAPTVADNIVADMAGKSAVSQYDGYGSCPLTVERGKIVLAEFGYGGVLLPSFPSFLVDGTKPSRAAWFLKEKLLPPIYWQAMLKGKEWMAKPEKIKAAAE, via the coding sequence ATGGAACTTAAACGCATTTCCTCGGAGCTGACAGTCAGCCCCCAGATATCAGCGTCCGACGTGGAAACCCTTAAAGCAAAGGGTTTCCGCGCAATTATCTGCAACCGGCCGGACGGCGAAGGGGCTGATCAACCGAGCTTTGAAGAAATCCGCAGTGCCGCAGAAAAGGTCGGCATGGAAGCGCGCTATATCCCGATCACGGCAGGCATGGTGCGTGACGAGGACGCAGAACTGTTTGGCGCGGCTCTTGATGAAATGCCCGGACCGGTTTTTGCTTATTGTCGCAGCGGCACAAGGTCCGCCACAATGTGGTCACTTGCCAAAGCGAAATCCCTGCCAATGGCCGAGATTTTGGGTGCGACCAAGGCGGCTGGATATGACATGAACGGTGTCGCGCGGCGCATTGCCAACGGGGGGAAAACTCCCACCGATACAGGCGATGCCAAATACGACGTGGTGATCGTCGGTGGCGGGGCAGGCGGGATATCTGTCGCCGCCAGCCTCAAGTCGCGCGCGCCTGATGTTTCTATAGCGATCATTGATCCTGCCGATGTGCATTACTACCAGCCCGGTTGGACCATGGTAGGTGGCGGCATTTTCGACGCGCAAGACACGGCCAAAACCATGGCATCTTTGATCCCGAAGGGCGTTAAATGGATCAAAGCCGCCGTTGCTGCGTTCGAACCTGCGAACAACGCTGTTATTCTGGATGGCTGCCGTGTGGTGAAATATGATCGTCTGGTTGTTTGCCCGGGGATCAAGTTGGCTTGGGATAAGATCGAAGGTCTTGAAGAGACACTGGGGCGCAATGGCGTGACGTCCAACTACCGGTATGATCTGGCACCTTACACGTGGCAGTTGGTACAGGAACTGCGCAATGGGCGCGCATTGTTTACCCAGCCTCCGATGCCGATCAAATGCGCCGGTGCGCCGCAAAAGGCGATGTATCTGTCCGGTGATGCATGGTTCCGGCGTGGTGTACTCAAAGACATCGACATCCAGTTCATGAACGCCGGTGGCGTGTTGTTCGGGGTTAAAGACTATGTTCCGGCGCTGGAGAACTATGTCGATAAATACGGTGTGACACTGAATTTCTTTCACAACCTTGTTGCGGTTGATGGCCCTGCGAAAACAGCAACATTCGAAGTGTCCAAGCCCGATACAGCGCCAACGCGGATCGAGGTTGAATTCGACATGATGCACGTCTGCCCGCCCCAGGTTGCACCTGATTTTATCAGCGTGTCACCGCTTGCGGATGCGGCGGGGTGGGTTGATGTGGATCAGGCAACTTTGCGTCACAAAACCTATGACAACATCTGGTCTCTTGGTGATGTGATGAATGCGCCGAACGCGAAAACAGCTGCTGCTGCGCGCAAGCAAGCGCCGACAGTTGCCGATAACATTGTCGCAGACATGGCGGGCAAGTCCGCTGTTTCGCAATATGACGGCTACGGGTCCTGCCCATTAACCGTAGAGCGCGGCAAAATTGTTCTGGCCGAGTTTGGCTATGGTGGCGTTCTGTTGCCCAGCTTCCCATCCTTTCTTGTGGACGGGACCAAGCCATCTCGTGCCGCGTGGTTCCTGAAGGAAAAATTGCTGCCGCCGATTTATTGGCAGGCCATGCTGAAAGGGAAGGAATGGATGGCAAAGCCGGAAAAGATCAAAGCGGCGGCAGAATAA
- a CDS encoding NAD(P)H-binding protein gives MTIAVTAVSGQLGGAIARNLIKSTASETIIGLARTPANAEGLGIEIRASDYGQPEQLRASLKGVDTLLLVSGMDAPDARIQQHRNVIEAAKAAGVRKIVYTSIQGAEEGTAFSPVVQSNRQTEADVRDSGLAYAIGRNGIYVEPDMEYIDSYKARAEIANSAGAGKCGYTTRSELAHAYAGLLTNDSFNGQTFNLWGTPISQAELTDYLNDAFGTSLTYREMTPEEYVADRTAELGDFLGPIIGGIYEGIRRGIYDVPSDFEAVAGRAHQSWADYFGSLTG, from the coding sequence ATGACGATCGCAGTAACTGCCGTATCCGGCCAACTTGGCGGAGCAATCGCCCGCAATCTGATCAAATCTACAGCTAGTGAGACCATCATTGGCCTTGCCCGCACCCCGGCGAACGCAGAGGGTCTTGGCATCGAAATCCGTGCCAGTGATTATGGACAACCAGAGCAATTGCGCGCATCACTAAAGGGCGTCGATACCTTGCTGCTGGTGTCCGGCATGGACGCCCCTGATGCCCGTATTCAGCAGCACCGAAATGTCATTGAGGCCGCGAAGGCCGCAGGTGTGAGGAAGATCGTTTATACCAGCATTCAAGGGGCAGAAGAGGGCACAGCCTTTTCCCCCGTCGTGCAAAGCAACCGCCAGACCGAGGCCGATGTGCGCGACAGCGGGCTTGCCTATGCCATCGGACGGAACGGTATCTATGTCGAGCCGGACATGGAATATATCGACAGCTACAAAGCCAGAGCCGAGATCGCCAACAGCGCCGGTGCGGGCAAATGCGGCTACACAACCCGTTCTGAGTTGGCCCATGCCTACGCTGGCCTTTTGACCAATGATAGCTTCAACGGCCAGACGTTTAACCTATGGGGTACTCCCATCAGTCAAGCCGAGCTTACCGATTACTTGAACGATGCATTCGGCACGTCGCTGACCTATCGCGAAATGACGCCAGAAGAGTACGTCGCGGATCGCACAGCCGAGTTGGGGGATTTCCTGGGCCCAATCATCGGCGGCATATATGAGGGTATTCGTCGTGGTATTTACGATGTGCCCAGCGATTTTGAAGCGGTTGCTGGCAGAGCTCACCAAAGCTGGGCCGACTATTTCGGATCACTCACGGGCTGA
- a CDS encoding YeeE/YedE family protein, with translation MMETVFTPWMSLGGGVLIGVAATLLMLFLGRIMGATGILAGVVSPSSAQDFSWRAAVLAGMVSGPALIFFLTGQMPAVQVPVSTGMLLVGGLIVGVGVTLGSGCTSGHGVCGMARLSPRSFMATITFMIFTFATVYIVRHVLGAA, from the coding sequence ATGATGGAAACTGTATTTACCCCTTGGATGTCATTGGGCGGCGGCGTGCTGATTGGCGTCGCGGCCACTTTGCTCATGTTATTTTTGGGTCGCATCATGGGTGCCACTGGCATTCTTGCCGGTGTCGTCTCCCCTTCATCGGCTCAGGATTTCTCTTGGCGCGCAGCCGTTCTGGCAGGCATGGTTAGTGGACCGGCGTTGATCTTTTTCCTGACGGGGCAGATGCCTGCGGTGCAGGTGCCTGTCTCTACAGGAATGCTTCTGGTTGGCGGTTTGATCGTTGGCGTGGGCGTCACACTTGGGTCCGGCTGTACATCAGGCCACGGTGTCTGCGGCATGGCGCGGCTTTCGCCACGTTCGTTCATGGCCACCATAACATTCATGATCTTTACTTTCGCGACGGTCTACATCGTGCGCCACGTTCTGGGAGCAGCATAA
- a CDS encoding sulfite oxidase heme-binding subunit YedZ, protein MSPIKSFFNSPYTFWGILSLPAIPMVIGLTSGDPKVVHQLLHPTGEFAARFMIIAMMITPLVMLFTGWRGPRWLMKRRRYLGVAAFAYALAHTALYLLDEGAIAFTVGEISKLYIWTGWLAFLIFVPLAVTSTDGWVRKLGPQWKTLQRFVYGAAVLTLLHWAALHDWGGVGAAMVHFVPLIVLEAYRLGHNLRRQRARLV, encoded by the coding sequence ATGTCCCCAATAAAGTCGTTCTTCAACTCACCCTATACCTTTTGGGGTATTTTGAGTTTGCCCGCCATTCCAATGGTGATCGGCCTGACCTCCGGCGATCCAAAAGTGGTCCATCAATTGCTGCACCCAACCGGTGAATTTGCGGCACGGTTCATGATCATCGCGATGATGATCACGCCGTTGGTGATGCTGTTCACAGGTTGGCGTGGACCGCGCTGGTTGATGAAACGGCGGCGGTATCTTGGCGTTGCGGCATTTGCCTATGCCTTGGCACATACAGCCTTGTACCTTCTGGACGAAGGCGCGATCGCCTTCACGGTCGGCGAAATCTCCAAGCTCTACATCTGGACGGGCTGGCTTGCCTTCCTGATCTTCGTGCCCTTGGCCGTCACATCGACCGACGGCTGGGTTCGCAAACTGGGACCTCAATGGAAAACGCTTCAGCGCTTCGTGTACGGTGCGGCGGTGCTAACGCTTCTGCATTGGGCAGCGCTGCATGATTGGGGCGGGGTTGGTGCTGCAATGGTGCATTTTGTGCCACTGATTGTGCTGGAGGCCTATCGGCTGGGTCACAATTTGCGCCGCCAGCGGGCCCGGCTGGTTTGA
- a CDS encoding ester cyclase, translating to MNLKSLFASAALATLATGAFADDKATVTTFYDLLSNPGSAEHVAAFEAATSEEWTSVGDYSGNNKTREAFLGQVGGFAQLMPDLNWAIQDIHQDGDTFVVRSRATGTPVAPFFGVDGQGRSFDIMTIDIHELEDGVIARTYHVEDWAGALQQLSGK from the coding sequence ATGAATCTTAAATCGCTCTTCGCCTCCGCCGCCCTCGCAACTCTCGCCACAGGTGCATTCGCCGACGACAAAGCCACAGTGACAACGTTCTACGATCTGCTCAGCAACCCGGGTTCCGCAGAACACGTCGCCGCATTCGAAGCTGCAACTTCTGAGGAGTGGACCAGCGTGGGCGATTATTCAGGCAACAACAAAACCCGCGAGGCGTTTCTCGGTCAGGTGGGCGGCTTTGCACAGCTGATGCCAGACCTGAACTGGGCCATTCAGGACATTCACCAAGACGGCGACACCTTCGTTGTGCGCAGCCGTGCAACCGGCACGCCAGTGGCACCCTTCTTTGGCGTTGATGGCCAAGGCCGCAGCTTTGACATCATGACCATCGACATCCACGAGTTGGAAGACGGCGTCATTGCCCGCACCTACCACGTCGAAGACTGGGCAGGCGCGCTGCAACAGCTTTCGGGCAAATAA